One segment of Thermococcus sp. AM4 DNA contains the following:
- a CDS encoding HPP family protein translates to METQPKKWSKAKKLSLIHSKRRLLQLKRKEELSHNIRYIGKVPVEIVMDRDFVRVKPADSLVNLIALLRDEESSAVVVDDSGRLIGFVTMKDILHFFAPPRHHSVVGLSLLKRYSVSRATRVEDIMVTRPITINLKDDLGSAISVMLESGKHHLPVVDDDGKVHGILEVKDIIRLIRLVSL, encoded by the coding sequence ATGGAGACCCAGCCGAAGAAGTGGAGCAAGGCGAAGAAGCTCTCCCTCATCCACAGCAAGAGGAGACTCCTCCAGCTCAAGCGAAAGGAGGAGCTTAGCCACAACATCCGCTACATAGGCAAGGTTCCGGTGGAGATAGTCATGGACAGGGACTTCGTCAGGGTTAAGCCGGCGGATTCCCTCGTGAACCTGATAGCACTCCTCCGGGACGAGGAGAGCTCTGCGGTGGTCGTCGATGACTCCGGCAGGCTGATAGGCTTCGTCACGATGAAGGACATACTCCACTTCTTCGCGCCGCCGAGGCACCATTCGGTCGTTGGGCTCTCGCTGCTCAAACGCTACTCCGTTAGCAGGGCGACCCGGGTGGAGGACATCATGGTGACGAGGCCGATAACAATCAATTTAAAGGACGACCTCGGTAGCGCAATAAGCGTCATGCTGGAGAGCGGGAAGCACCACCTCCCGGTCGTGGATGACGATGGAAAGGTTCACGGCATCCTTGAGGTCAAGGACATAATCCGGCTCATAAGGCTTGTCTCGCTGTGA